One genomic region from Diachasmimorpha longicaudata isolate KC_UGA_2023 chromosome 18, iyDiaLong2, whole genome shotgun sequence encodes:
- the LOC135170807 gene encoding deoxyribodipyrimidine photo-lyase-like has product MASKFPEMEENKRTLKQRKLLEKFIDNRQKTADSIIDFPMNKKRLRVLSKSKTLARDAAGILYWMFRDCRVQDNWAFLYAQRVALKHRLPLHVCYCIETECQSTSFRHYKFLVRSLKEVQNECNELNINFHLLRGKPDSAVLIFAHKYKMGALVIDFSPLRRQMSWVEHIRTYLAHGTPICQVDAHNIVPCWRASDKLEQSWQTIGPKITSQLSEYLTEFPPVIKHPYKSTSEIPKFNWDIFRDDIDIDETIGMAYWYLHGYRGAVRELERFLRARLQDYNEKRNDPVEDATSRLSPWFHFGLISVARVILEVQEYKKDHPESVKSFIEEAVIRRELSDNFCFYNENYDKLEGASDWAIKSLNAHRKDKREWLYTLEEFENSQTHEDLWNAAQNQLVRDGKIHGFMRKYWAKKILEWSPTPEDALAWAIYLNDKYSLDGRDPNGYVGCMWSICGVHDKGFTERAVTGKIRYMDYKECEKTFDVEAYVKKFDGKIVNKKEPVEKNLKKSKK; this is encoded by the exons ATGGCGAGTAAATTTCCAGAGATGGAAGAGAACAAGAGGACATTAAAACAAcggaaattgttggaaaaattcatcgacAATCGTCAGAAG ACTGCCgattcgataatcgattttccgatgaataaaaaacgGTTAAGAGTCTTGTCGAAGTCCAAGACACTCGCGCGGGATGCTGCAGGGATCTTGTATTGGATGTTTCGCGATTGCAGAGTTCAAG aCAATTGGGCCTTTCTCTATGCACAAAGGGTGGCCTTGAAACATCGTCTCCCTTTGCACGTCTGCTACTGCATTGAAACGGAATGTCAAAGCACTTCATTCCGTCATTACAAATTTCTTGTTAGATCCTTGAAGGAGGTCCAGAATGAATGCAACGAGTTGAATATCAATTTCCATCTGCTCCGGGGCAAGCCCGACTCGGCCGTCCTGATTTTTGCTCACAAGTACAAAATGGGAGCCCTTGTCATCGATTTCTCCCCACTGAGACGCCAAATGTCTTGGGTAGAGCATATTAGGACGTATTTAGCTCACGGTACTCCAATCTGCCAG GTTGATGCTCACAATATCGTGCCCTGCTGGCGGGCCTCTGATAAACTGGAGCAGTCATGGCAAACAATCGGACCCAAAATAACTTCTCAACTATCAGAGTATCTGACAGAGTTTCCACCGGTGATAAAACACCCCTACAAGAGCACCTCCGAAATCCCCAAGTTCAATTGGGACATTTTTCGGGATGACATCGACATTGATGAGACAATCGGAATGGCGTATTGGTACCTGCACGGGTACCGAGGGGCTGTGAGAGAGCTTGAGAGGTTCCTCAGGGCACGTCTCCAGGACTACAACGAGAAGAGGAATGATCCTGTGGAGGATGCCACCAGTAGACTCTCCCCTTGGTTTCACTTTGGCCTGATTTCTGTGGCCAGAGTCATCTTGGAGGTCCAAGAATATAAGAAGGACCATCCGGAGTCAGTCAAGTCCTTTATTGAGGAGGCGGTTATCAGGAGAGAATTGAGCGACAATTTCTGTTTTTATAATGAGAATTACGACAAACTTGAGGGAGCCAGTGACTGGGCTATTAAATCCCTGAATGCACACAG GAAGGACAAGAGGGAGTGGCTGTACACGTTAGAGGAATTTGAGAATTCTCAGACCCACGAGGATCTGTGGAACGCAGCCCAGAATCAGCTGGTGAgggatggaaaaattcatggaTTCATGAGGAAGTACTGGGCGAAGAAAATTCTGGAGTGGAGTCCAACGCCTGAGGATGCTCTAGCCTGGGCAATCTACCTCAATGACAAGTACAGTTTGGACGGCCGAGATCCTAATGGTTATGTTG ggtGCATGTGGTCGATTTGTGGAGTTCACGATAAGGGATTTACGGAGCGGGCGGTAACCGGGAAGATTCGTTACATGGACTACAAAGAGTGCGAGAAAACATTCGATGTGGAAGCTTACGTGAAAAAATTCGATGGAAAAATCGTGAACAAGAAGGAACCAGTTGAGAAAAACCTCAAGAAATCGaagaaataa